The Nitrospira sp. KM1 genome includes a window with the following:
- a CDS encoding serine/threonine-protein kinase: MALTFVFSLAMNACQRFPDASRGSRFVRHMVIPITMLMILTFGDKALRGVGLPLIDRLGIAQYLWAYSASLIGVGLWLTLTWIRHFESFCEVFTPRVPAQRTGIASAMESDGQPEETTGMPSVSSSNSGLAINGSAPAMLGRYKVLKELGRGAMGIVYLGKDPTIQRFVAIKTMRLDQIDDSEKLQEVKARFFREAESAGKLSHPNIVTIYDAGEQDDLGYIAMELLDGQALRQWSRPPHLLPPMETIQVLATVADALDHAHQEGVVHRDIKPANIMLTKDRTVKVMDFGIAKMASSSRTQTDMVLGTPTYMSPEQIGGKKVDGRSDIFSLGIVFFELLTGRPPFMADNLPALLFAIAHHHPPALQSIRKDLPPMCQEIVTRALQKDLPQRYRRAAELSQDLQACLHSLAA; this comes from the coding sequence ATGGCGCTGACCTTTGTGTTTTCTCTTGCCATGAATGCTTGCCAACGGTTTCCTGACGCCTCACGTGGATCGCGTTTTGTTCGACACATGGTGATCCCCATCACAATGCTCATGATCCTGACCTTCGGCGACAAAGCGCTGAGGGGAGTGGGACTCCCGCTGATCGACCGCCTCGGCATTGCACAATACCTCTGGGCCTATTCGGCCAGCTTGATCGGTGTCGGTCTCTGGCTCACCCTGACGTGGATTCGGCATTTTGAATCGTTTTGTGAAGTGTTTACACCTCGGGTTCCCGCACAGCGCACAGGCATCGCTTCCGCCATGGAAAGCGACGGCCAACCGGAAGAAACCACCGGCATGCCATCTGTCTCAAGTTCGAACAGCGGATTGGCGATCAACGGTTCCGCTCCCGCAATGCTCGGTCGGTACAAGGTCCTGAAAGAATTGGGACGAGGCGCCATGGGCATCGTCTATTTGGGGAAGGATCCGACGATCCAGCGATTCGTTGCGATCAAGACGATGCGGCTGGATCAGATCGACGACAGCGAAAAGCTGCAAGAAGTAAAGGCGCGATTCTTTCGCGAAGCCGAGTCTGCGGGCAAGCTCTCCCATCCCAACATTGTGACAATCTACGATGCGGGCGAGCAGGACGATCTGGGCTACATCGCGATGGAACTACTGGACGGTCAAGCGCTCAGACAATGGTCAAGACCTCCCCATCTGCTTCCCCCAATGGAAACGATTCAAGTGCTCGCCACCGTGGCAGATGCATTGGACCATGCCCACCAAGAGGGAGTCGTTCATCGCGACATCAAACCCGCGAACATCATGTTAACCAAGGACCGCACCGTCAAAGTGATGGACTTTGGAATTGCGAAGATGGCGTCGAGCAGCAGAACGCAGACCGACATGGTCCTCGGCACCCCCACCTATATGTCTCCAGAGCAAATCGGCGGCAAGAAGGTCGACGGGCGATCGGATATTTTTTCACTTGGCATCGTATTCTTCGAACTCCTGACCGGACGACCGCCGTTCATGGCTGATAATTTGCCGGCCCTTCTATTCGCCATTGCTCATCACCATCCTCCCGCGCTCCAATCGATTCGCAAGGATCTGCCGCCGATGTGTCAGGAAATCGTGACACGCGCCCTTCA
- the moaA gene encoding GTP 3',8-cyclase MoaA, which yields MGRGAPVTMTVSSHQSTVTDVLGRPLRSLRLSVTDRCNLRCAYCMPEEEYVWLPRENLLSFEEMATLTSYFTDLGVDKVRLTGGEPLLRRDLPRLIRLLLQNRHITEIALTTNGILLADQIQALYEAGLHRVTISLDTLRPERFRQLTRRDEYARVLEGIESVGRAGFTGLKLDTVAIKGFNDDELISLIEFGKHYQAEVRFIEYMDVGGANNWSADKVLPLESMLAILGKHYGAIEPIPGRGAAPAQRFRLSDGTSFGVIASTTTPFCAACDRSRVTADGMWYRCLYATVGNDLRQPLRDGISAEDMRAYIRQGWEGRRDRGAEDRKALERVGMREARLIGIEKLREDPHLEMHARGG from the coding sequence ATGGGTCGAGGAGCACCCGTAACCATGACCGTGTCCAGCCATCAATCCACCGTGACCGATGTGTTGGGACGTCCGCTGCGCAGTTTGCGGCTGTCGGTGACGGATCGCTGCAATCTTCGTTGCGCCTACTGCATGCCGGAAGAAGAGTACGTCTGGCTGCCTCGGGAGAATCTCCTGTCTTTCGAGGAAATGGCGACACTGACGAGTTACTTTACCGATCTCGGAGTGGATAAAGTTCGTTTGACGGGAGGAGAGCCTCTGCTTCGAAGGGATCTCCCTCGCTTGATCCGTTTGCTGCTTCAGAACCGGCACATTACCGAGATCGCATTGACGACCAATGGGATTCTCCTAGCCGACCAGATTCAGGCACTGTATGAGGCCGGTCTTCATCGAGTCACGATCAGCCTCGATACGCTGCGGCCCGAGCGATTTCGTCAATTGACCCGTAGAGACGAATACGCGCGAGTCCTCGAGGGGATTGAGTCTGTCGGGCGGGCGGGATTTACGGGATTGAAATTGGATACGGTCGCCATCAAAGGATTCAACGACGACGAATTGATCTCCCTGATAGAGTTTGGAAAGCACTATCAAGCGGAAGTCAGATTTATCGAATATATGGATGTCGGGGGAGCGAATAATTGGTCTGCGGACAAAGTGCTCCCGCTGGAATCGATGCTCGCCATCCTTGGAAAGCATTATGGAGCGATCGAGCCGATCCCAGGCCGGGGGGCGGCTCCGGCACAACGCTTCCGTTTGTCCGATGGAACGAGTTTCGGCGTGATTGCTTCAACGACGACCCCGTTCTGTGCTGCGTGCGATCGCAGCCGAGTCACTGCCGATGGGATGTGGTATCGATGCCTCTATGCCACAGTCGGAAACGATTTACGCCAACCGTTGCGTGATGGCATCTCGGCGGAGGATATGCGCGCGTATATCCGCCAGGGGTGGGAGGGCAGACGCGATAGAGGAGCTGAAGACCGTAAGGCCCTCGAACGTGTCGGAATGCGTGAGGCGAGGCTCATCGGAATCGAAAAGCTGCGAGAAGATCCACACCTCGAAATGCATGCCCGTGGCGGCTAG
- a CDS encoding LPS-assembly protein LptD produces the protein MSGFPVLVRMGMACWVCLAVLLGLGPIAPASGADGVPSASASGSPPLDVTADRIDYLQDKEIYEADGSVVVKQGSLRLTADHMTIHSLPGVLVATGHVRLLDPKGDLASDRLELNVNTEAGVLTHGQVYLNSSNTLVEGRLLQRFSEDHYRVKDGRFTNCDAPKGETPAWRFQFKDLDIDVGDSVAFKDGWLCVTDIPVLPIPTMTYPLSIRSTGFLIPNVGYDNRFGMHAQESFFWAINPSQDLTISPSYYTRLGYGSDFEYRYVIDRLSRGQWFLSYLQQTQLPNVSGVTNTGQDPNMARGLISGTHTQQFTPDWLLRVQANLVSDPNYLQQLSNSGTQRALPSAENNLLTTRRLPYGNVYLLGQYLQPLQSGGDDTFQRLPEIGYTMPNVSLFNSPLLLGADTNYVNFFREEGFTQNRVDVVPALATDVIDFGHIVGFTPQTKFREVYYTRGAVDSSSQHRETFWAAMEATSKLSRRYIADDGNALLHTIEPSVIYEYVPSTNQSQLTQIDQVDDLPKKNLVTYMLRSRVLEQEGARGFNWLDLTLAQSYHVDGVQTQARDFTPGVVPPLGSVTQPLQPATTPVAGKKFSDLWMRAVIGNNLPQILPSQLEGQGFGRALGSGYRPVINKYLTVDAFFDPYRSTVSQFNTDLRFQQSTHWYVDIGQRYTRDGNRVRRGDIWNPISFNEVYAPTAEIQFLTAGGGFRTPWGWTIGGKGYYDIKNGKSPEYDIVALYQNPCKCWSLGLYYLQFPDRAQYNFMFSLTGIGWTENYGTAVLRTILEPLLYGERGLPWAAPGGPYGRAETPIPPPGGAGRR, from the coding sequence ATGTCGGGCTTCCCGGTTCTTGTCCGTATGGGTATGGCCTGCTGGGTATGCCTCGCGGTTCTGCTGGGGTTGGGGCCGATTGCTCCGGCTTCCGGGGCGGATGGCGTTCCCTCTGCTTCGGCGTCAGGAAGTCCCCCCCTCGATGTCACTGCCGACCGCATCGATTATCTCCAGGACAAGGAAATCTACGAGGCCGACGGGTCCGTCGTCGTCAAGCAGGGATCGCTGCGTCTCACCGCGGATCACATGACCATTCATTCGCTTCCCGGCGTGCTGGTCGCCACCGGGCACGTCAGATTGCTTGATCCGAAAGGCGATCTCGCATCAGATCGGTTGGAGTTGAACGTCAATACGGAGGCCGGGGTTCTGACGCATGGGCAGGTCTATTTGAATTCTTCCAATACATTGGTGGAGGGCCGCCTGCTGCAGCGATTTTCCGAAGACCATTACCGGGTGAAGGACGGACGATTCACGAACTGCGATGCTCCGAAGGGAGAAACTCCGGCGTGGCGTTTCCAGTTCAAGGATCTGGATATCGACGTCGGTGACAGCGTGGCTTTCAAAGATGGGTGGCTGTGCGTGACGGACATCCCTGTGCTGCCGATTCCAACCATGACCTATCCGTTGTCCATCCGGAGCACAGGGTTTCTCATCCCAAACGTCGGGTACGACAACCGATTCGGCATGCACGCGCAAGAAAGCTTTTTTTGGGCGATCAACCCGAGTCAGGATCTCACCATCTCGCCGTCCTACTATACTCGCCTGGGCTATGGCAGCGACTTCGAGTATCGCTACGTCATCGATCGTTTGTCGCGTGGCCAATGGTTCCTCAGTTACCTGCAACAGACTCAATTGCCCAACGTCAGCGGTGTGACGAATACAGGGCAGGATCCGAATATGGCCAGAGGATTGATCAGCGGAACGCACACGCAGCAATTTACGCCTGATTGGCTTCTGCGCGTACAGGCCAATTTAGTCTCGGATCCGAACTATCTGCAGCAACTGAGCAATTCGGGGACGCAGCGGGCGCTGCCCAGCGCTGAAAACAATCTCTTAACCACCCGGCGTCTTCCTTATGGAAACGTGTATTTACTCGGGCAATATCTACAACCGTTGCAGTCCGGAGGCGACGACACATTCCAGCGATTGCCGGAGATCGGCTACACCATGCCGAATGTCTCGCTGTTCAACTCACCTCTCCTTCTCGGGGCGGATACCAACTACGTTAACTTTTTTCGGGAAGAGGGATTCACGCAAAACCGCGTCGATGTAGTTCCCGCTCTCGCGACTGACGTGATCGATTTCGGTCACATCGTGGGTTTCACTCCTCAAACGAAATTCCGTGAGGTGTATTACACACGCGGGGCGGTCGATTCTTCCAGTCAGCATCGAGAAACATTCTGGGCTGCCATGGAAGCCACGTCCAAGTTGAGCCGTCGATACATTGCCGATGACGGCAATGCGCTCCTGCATACCATTGAGCCGAGCGTCATATACGAATACGTGCCGTCAACGAATCAATCCCAGTTGACGCAGATTGATCAAGTCGACGACCTACCGAAAAAAAATCTGGTCACCTATATGCTCCGCAGCAGAGTCCTGGAACAGGAGGGCGCCCGCGGCTTCAATTGGCTGGACCTCACGCTGGCGCAGAGTTATCACGTTGATGGCGTGCAGACGCAAGCCCGTGATTTTACTCCCGGAGTCGTCCCTCCCTTGGGCAGCGTGACGCAACCGCTTCAACCCGCCACGACCCCGGTCGCTGGTAAGAAATTCTCCGATCTTTGGATGCGAGCGGTCATTGGAAACAACCTTCCGCAGATATTGCCCTCGCAGCTCGAAGGTCAAGGGTTCGGCCGCGCCCTCGGTTCCGGGTACAGACCGGTGATCAACAAATATCTGACCGTGGACGCGTTTTTCGATCCGTATCGGTCCACGGTCAGCCAGTTCAACACTGATCTGCGATTTCAGCAGTCCACGCATTGGTATGTGGACATCGGTCAACGATACACACGTGACGGCAACCGCGTGCGTCGCGGTGACATCTGGAATCCCATTTCATTCAATGAAGTCTACGCGCCGACTGCAGAAATCCAATTTCTTACAGCTGGAGGTGGATTCCGCACCCCATGGGGATGGACCATCGGTGGAAAGGGATATTACGATATCAAGAACGGGAAAAGTCCAGAGTATGACATTGTGGCACTGTACCAGAACCCATGCAAATGCTGGTCCCTCGGGCTGTATTATTTGCAATTCCCCGACCGAGCTCAATACAACTTCATGTTCAGTCTCACGGGAATCGGATGGACGGAGAACTACGGTACGGCCGTGCTGCGGACTATTCTTGAGCCCTTGTTATACGGGGAGAGAGGATTGCCATGGGCAGCGCCCGGTGGTCCTTACGGACGTGCGGAAACTCCTATCCCACCTCCCGGCGGAGCGGGAAGGCGATGA
- a CDS encoding molybdenum cofactor biosynthesis protein MoaE encodes MVNVRLFGMTKSLAGNQTALAFELTNGRRVQDLMALIDEQYPMIGELIQKKKILISVNHEIAADDVEVMDGDEIALLPPFAGGTQMETADETQFVRVQRDDFSIDEELRRVRRRSTRIGGIAVFLGTARDRSKGRDVDGITFEHYEGMAQKKLREIRDRALKDFDILELLVVHRYGEITIGENIVLIIAAAEHRAEAFRACKWSIDELKQITPIWKLEHTSTGEVWVEEHP; translated from the coding sequence ATGGTGAATGTTCGACTATTCGGTATGACGAAGTCTCTTGCAGGAAACCAGACCGCGTTGGCTTTTGAGCTGACGAACGGTCGGCGTGTTCAAGATCTCATGGCCTTGATCGACGAACAATATCCGATGATTGGAGAACTGATACAGAAGAAGAAAATTCTCATATCTGTCAACCATGAGATTGCTGCAGACGATGTGGAAGTCATGGACGGGGATGAGATCGCATTATTGCCTCCGTTTGCCGGTGGCACTCAGATGGAGACTGCCGACGAAACGCAATTCGTTCGCGTCCAGCGGGATGATTTTTCTATCGACGAAGAGCTTCGTCGAGTCCGCAGAAGATCCACCCGCATCGGAGGAATTGCCGTGTTCCTCGGAACCGCTCGGGATCGATCGAAGGGCAGGGACGTGGATGGCATCACCTTCGAACATTATGAAGGGATGGCGCAGAAAAAACTGCGGGAGATCCGAGATCGAGCCCTGAAGGATTTTGATATTCTCGAATTGTTGGTCGTGCATCGCTATGGCGAAATCACCATCGGCGAAAACATTGTGTTGATCATCGCCGCCGCAGAGCACCGTGCGGAGGCATTCCGTGCTTGCAAATGGTCCATTGACGAACTCAAACAAATCACTCCGATCTGGAAATTGGAACATACTTCCACGGGAGAGGTATGGGTCGAGGAGCACCCGTAA
- a CDS encoding sulfite exporter TauE/SafE family protein, with protein sequence MTTLALGFVLGIRHALDSDHIAAVSTILAQRPSWRASGLIGFSWGIGHTLVLLLVGSVVLLFRVTIPEAFAVGAEFVVGAMLVALGCLLGFRLLRERWHVHAHEHGGEQHVHLHSHRVEAHHEHTHWWSDSIRPLCIGMAHGLAGSAALLLIVLASAHTTLEGIVYIVVFGIGSIAGMMLIGYALSIPVTWSMTFGRSVFQTVQGIASLGSIGLGFWIIAEIIKGAMEQ encoded by the coding sequence ATGACGACGCTCGCCCTGGGTTTCGTGTTGGGGATTCGACATGCCTTGGATTCGGACCACATTGCCGCTGTATCGACCATACTGGCTCAGCGGCCATCGTGGCGCGCCTCCGGTCTAATCGGATTCAGTTGGGGAATTGGGCATACTCTGGTGTTGTTGCTTGTCGGGTCCGTGGTCCTGCTGTTCCGTGTCACCATTCCGGAGGCCTTCGCCGTCGGGGCGGAATTTGTCGTGGGAGCCATGCTCGTCGCATTGGGGTGCCTGCTTGGGTTCCGACTACTCCGCGAGCGCTGGCATGTCCATGCCCATGAGCATGGTGGTGAACAGCATGTGCATCTTCACAGCCATCGTGTCGAGGCGCATCACGAACACACGCATTGGTGGAGTGACTCTATCCGGCCGTTGTGCATTGGAATGGCTCACGGGCTTGCCGGGTCGGCCGCACTTCTCTTAATCGTGCTCGCATCAGCCCATACGACTTTAGAGGGAATCGTCTATATTGTGGTGTTCGGCATTGGTTCGATAGCGGGCATGATGCTGATCGGGTACGCCCTCAGTATTCCGGTGACCTGGTCGATGACGTTTGGTCGATCTGTTTTTCAGACAGTGCAAGGAATCGCGAGTCTCGGCAGTATCGGATTGGGTTTCTGGATAATTGCGGAGATCATCAAAGGCGCGATGGAACAATAA
- a CDS encoding dihydroneopterin aldolase, which translates to MATKIVVERLEFQARCGVTPDERRTPQALAIDMELEGEIGLAAQSGSLTDTIDYSLVTSRIVAIGSSREWILLESLSECFLSMLFDEFPIEKAKLWLRKLTPPLSDKVKSVGIHIERGRVAQQHDQSGVRPLRFLTQHLHRLTKGRALDVASGSGRNALYLAEHGFDVEALDRDTESLTKLSAAAALRHLHLTVKPIDLERTTDERPEFPANSYDVIVVSFYLYRPLFPWIIDALKPNGILVYETFSIENYFRHRHPRRWEFCLAHNELLRLTSALKVLAYDEGEHEGTPDSGTAFTAQLIAQKAGTHVVS; encoded by the coding sequence ATGGCTACAAAAATTGTAGTAGAACGCCTGGAATTTCAGGCGCGTTGTGGGGTGACTCCAGATGAACGACGGACACCCCAAGCCCTAGCCATCGATATGGAGCTGGAAGGTGAAATTGGTCTTGCGGCTCAGTCAGGGAGTTTGACGGATACGATTGATTATTCCCTGGTGACGTCTCGAATTGTTGCGATCGGCTCAAGCAGAGAATGGATACTTCTTGAATCGCTCTCCGAGTGTTTCCTTTCGATGCTGTTCGACGAATTTCCCATTGAAAAGGCCAAATTATGGCTTCGAAAGCTCACGCCGCCGCTTTCGGATAAGGTGAAATCAGTGGGGATACACATCGAACGGGGAAGAGTGGCGCAGCAGCACGATCAATCAGGCGTGCGCCCTTTGAGATTCTTAACGCAGCACCTGCATCGATTGACGAAAGGTCGCGCGCTCGATGTCGCTTCAGGATCCGGACGTAACGCCCTCTATCTAGCAGAACATGGGTTTGACGTGGAGGCACTCGACCGCGATACAGAATCTTTGACGAAATTATCGGCTGCAGCTGCACTGCGGCATCTTCACCTGACCGTCAAACCAATAGATTTGGAGCGCACGACAGATGAGCGCCCTGAGTTTCCGGCAAACAGCTATGACGTGATCGTGGTGTCATTTTATCTCTATCGCCCCTTATTTCCATGGATAATCGATGCGTTGAAACCAAATGGCATCCTGGTGTACGAAACCTTCAGCATTGAAAACTACTTCCGCCATCGGCATCCCCGACGCTGGGAATTCTGCTTGGCTCATAATGAACTTCTGCGCCTGACCTCCGCCCTAAAGGTCCTTGCCTATGACGAAGGGGAACATGAGGGTACCCCTGACTCCGGTACGGCCTTCACCGCCCAATTGATCGCTCAGAAAGCCGGTACTCACGTGGTCTCATGA
- the moaC gene encoding cyclic pyranopterin monophosphate synthase MoaC, which translates to MEEFTHFNESGRARMVDVSNKGQTERVASAQATIYLQPETLEKIQRGRIAKGDVLAVAQVAGVMGAKKTPDLIPMCHPILLSSVDISFKEELQPDQEGRCAIILTATAKTTGQTGVEMEAMTAASIAALTIYDMCKSIDRAMSVRDICLLSKAGGKSGLYVRE; encoded by the coding sequence ATGGAAGAGTTTACCCATTTTAACGAATCGGGACGGGCTCGCATGGTCGATGTCAGCAACAAGGGACAGACCGAGCGGGTGGCCTCGGCCCAAGCAACGATATACCTCCAGCCGGAAACATTGGAAAAGATACAACGGGGACGAATCGCCAAGGGTGATGTGTTGGCGGTTGCCCAGGTTGCCGGAGTCATGGGAGCGAAGAAGACCCCGGACCTCATCCCGATGTGCCATCCAATTCTCCTTTCTAGCGTCGATATTTCCTTCAAAGAAGAATTGCAGCCCGATCAGGAGGGCCGATGTGCCATCATTCTCACCGCGACAGCGAAGACGACTGGGCAAACGGGTGTAGAAATGGAAGCCATGACGGCCGCATCCATTGCGGCGTTAACCATTTACGACATGTGTAAGTCTATCGACCGGGCCATGAGCGTCCGTGACATTTGCCTGCTCTCAAAGGCGGGTGGCAAATCCGGCCTGTATGTACGGGAGTGA
- a CDS encoding PHP domain-containing protein, whose translation MSRIDLHLHTTHSDGSLPPVQVVLLAQKARVTALAITDHDITSGIPEAMTAGAALGVEVIPGVEISSFDGQNELHILGYCMDWKDEQFNRRLATLRQSRHRRNPLIIERLRAEGLDVTYGEVKTLAGTEAVGRPHIAQLLMQKKYVNSAKEAFDRYLAEGKPAYVARELPPPSEAIDWIKNAGGVAVLAHPTWAKKSEGDLRVCVTGLKDAGLGGIEVHYSTHTKSQTSTYLNLARELGLLITGGSDFHGLTKPDIAVGTGRGGLTVNPDLLDPLKNAAARV comes from the coding sequence ATGAGTCGCATCGACCTGCACCTCCATACCACACACTCTGATGGAAGCCTGCCTCCCGTGCAGGTCGTGCTTCTGGCTCAAAAGGCCCGTGTCACGGCCCTGGCCATTACCGACCATGATATAACCAGTGGTATCCCGGAAGCCATGACCGCGGGCGCCGCACTCGGCGTCGAAGTCATTCCGGGGGTCGAAATCAGCTCCTTCGACGGTCAAAACGAACTCCATATACTGGGTTATTGCATGGACTGGAAGGACGAACAATTCAATCGGCGTTTGGCCACATTGAGGCAGAGCCGCCATCGCCGTAATCCGTTGATCATTGAACGGTTGAGAGCCGAAGGTCTTGACGTGACCTATGGAGAGGTTAAAACATTGGCGGGGACGGAAGCCGTCGGGCGTCCTCACATTGCGCAGCTCTTGATGCAAAAGAAATATGTCAACTCGGCTAAAGAGGCCTTTGATCGTTATCTCGCCGAAGGAAAGCCTGCCTACGTCGCCCGCGAACTACCGCCGCCCTCGGAAGCGATCGATTGGATCAAGAACGCCGGAGGCGTGGCGGTACTCGCCCATCCAACATGGGCGAAAAAATCGGAAGGTGATTTGCGAGTCTGCGTCACCGGTCTGAAAGATGCCGGCTTGGGAGGCATTGAGGTTCACTACAGTACCCACACGAAGTCTCAGACCTCGACCTACCTGAATTTAGCCAGGGAACTGGGATTGCTCATCACCGGCGGGAGTGATTTTCACGGTCTCACCAAGCCGGACATTGCAGTCGGGACCGGACGCGGGGGTCTGACCGTCAATCCCGATCTTCTGGACCCGCTCAAGAACGCTGCCGCCCGAGTGTAA
- the accD gene encoding acetyl-CoA carboxylase, carboxyltransferase subunit beta has protein sequence MAWFKKQKSQEPEQPKRTKIAEGMWLKCNHCREIVYRKEVDRNNKVCPKCEYHFPISVMERITLLVDFGTFKEWDTDLAPQDPLSFQDTKSYKDRLKAQQEKTGRKDAMVIGEGIMNGRRVALCVFDFGFMGGSMGSVVGEKICRAIDRALEAKLPVILVTASGGARMQEGILSLMQMAKTSAAVAKLGEAKLPFICLLADPTFGGVTASVAMLGDVIIAEPKALIGFAGPRVIEQTIKQQLPDQFQRAEFLLEHGMIDMIVERKQLKETLSTLVAHF, from the coding sequence ATGGCCTGGTTTAAGAAACAGAAGTCACAGGAGCCCGAGCAACCCAAGCGAACCAAAATCGCAGAAGGGATGTGGCTCAAGTGTAATCACTGCCGCGAGATTGTGTATCGCAAGGAAGTCGACAGAAACAATAAGGTCTGTCCCAAGTGCGAGTATCATTTCCCGATCTCGGTTATGGAACGGATTACGTTGCTGGTGGATTTCGGAACCTTCAAGGAATGGGACACCGATCTGGCCCCTCAGGATCCGTTGAGTTTCCAGGATACAAAATCCTACAAGGATCGTCTGAAGGCACAACAGGAAAAGACCGGGCGCAAAGACGCTATGGTGATCGGGGAAGGGATCATGAACGGGCGCCGAGTTGCACTCTGTGTCTTTGATTTCGGTTTCATGGGTGGAAGTATGGGATCGGTTGTCGGCGAAAAGATCTGCCGCGCCATTGATCGTGCGCTCGAGGCCAAATTGCCCGTCATTCTCGTGACGGCATCCGGGGGAGCACGAATGCAGGAAGGCATTCTATCGCTGATGCAGATGGCCAAGACGTCCGCTGCAGTGGCCAAGCTGGGCGAAGCCAAACTGCCGTTTATCTGTCTGCTGGCCGATCCGACATTCGGAGGCGTCACGGCAAGCGTAGCGATGCTTGGAGACGTCATTATCGCCGAACCAAAAGCCCTGATCGGGTTTGCCGGTCCTCGTGTGATTGAGCAAACCATCAAACAACAATTGCCCGATCAGTTTCAGCGGGCGGAATTCCTTTTGGAGCACGGCATGATCGACATGATCGTGGAACGCAAACAACTCAAAGAAACACTCAGCACCCTCGTCGCCCATTTCTAG
- a CDS encoding folylpolyglutamate synthase/dihydrofolate synthase family protein codes for MTYSDAVASLYRLQKHGIKLGLERMAALSDRLGHPERDFLCLHIAGTNGKGSTASMTASILEAAGYRVGLYTSPHLVDFRERIRINGEMIPELDVAKLTAKILAEDQSDVCPTFFECTTAMALRYFADRRVDVAVLEVGLGGRFDATNIVAPAACAITTIALDHQEYLGDTLSAIAFEKAGIIKARVPVIVGSIEGDAFRMIEDVAQERQAQLECLGRDFAIQGTREHFAYRGTVWELDGLSCTLDGAHQLDNAACAIALLEASSSRGLSVTEAAVRRGLQQVRWEGRLERIEETPLLLLDGAHNPAGAGALAAYLQTLRVDHPRRRIILVLGMMRDKDHSGFFAPLKSVVDHVVLTQAGLARSSSAHDLGQELESVLPSWTLAAGSTEAVAMARRLASADDVICVTGSLMLLGEVKALLRGCELSPLQG; via the coding sequence ATGACCTACTCGGATGCCGTCGCTTCTCTTTACCGTCTGCAGAAACATGGTATTAAATTGGGGCTTGAACGGATGGCGGCGCTGTCCGATCGTCTCGGACATCCGGAAAGAGACTTTCTCTGCCTGCACATCGCCGGCACAAACGGGAAGGGGTCTACAGCCTCAATGACCGCGTCCATTTTGGAGGCGGCCGGATATCGTGTCGGTCTGTACACCTCTCCCCATCTCGTGGATTTCCGAGAACGAATTCGTATCAATGGAGAGATGATCCCCGAGTTGGATGTGGCGAAATTGACCGCGAAGATTCTTGCGGAGGACCAGTCAGACGTCTGTCCGACATTCTTCGAATGCACGACAGCGATGGCGTTACGATACTTTGCCGACCGACGGGTCGACGTTGCCGTGTTGGAAGTCGGGTTGGGGGGACGATTCGACGCGACGAACATTGTGGCTCCGGCAGCCTGTGCCATCACCACGATCGCGTTGGACCATCAAGAATATCTTGGCGACACTCTTTCGGCCATCGCGTTTGAAAAGGCAGGAATCATCAAAGCTCGTGTGCCGGTCATTGTGGGATCCATTGAAGGCGATGCTTTTCGCATGATCGAGGATGTGGCGCAAGAGCGGCAAGCGCAGCTCGAGTGTTTGGGAAGGGACTTTGCCATTCAGGGAACCCGAGAACACTTTGCCTACAGGGGCACAGTATGGGAGCTGGATGGTTTGTCGTGCACGTTGGACGGAGCCCATCAACTCGATAATGCCGCTTGTGCAATTGCTCTTCTTGAAGCGTCTTCTTCGCGAGGCCTATCTGTCACCGAGGCCGCGGTGCGCAGAGGTCTGCAACAAGTCAGATGGGAAGGCCGTTTGGAGCGGATCGAAGAAACTCCTCTTTTGTTACTGGACGGAGCGCATAACCCTGCAGGCGCAGGGGCACTTGCGGCCTATCTCCAGACCCTTCGGGTTGATCATCCTCGCCGCCGGATCATTCTCGTATTGGGCATGATGCGCGACAAGGATCATTCCGGTTTCTTTGCGCCTCTCAAGAGCGTGGTCGACCACGTGGTCCTGACGCAAGCCGGTCTCGCGCGGTCTTCAAGCGCGCACGATCTGGGACAGGAATTGGAGTCCGTGCTTCCCTCCTGGACATTGGCCGCAGGATCCACCGAAGCCGTGGCGATGGCGAGGAGACTGGCGTCGGCCGACGATGTCATTTGTGTGACCGGATCACTCATGCTGCTCGGAGAGGTGAAGGCATTGTTGCGTGGCTGTGAGCTGTCGCCTCTTCAGGGTTGA